The following proteins are encoded in a genomic region of Candidatus Paracaedibacteraceae bacterium:
- a CDS encoding AI-2E family transporter, with the protein MNKSVVFWVAALGALVVYYFFHSLSAIFFPFLVGVIGAYALDGTVSRLERVKINRSLGSAFVVLTVLLSFILLLMVFIPFVQQQIVTLAVRAPALADGWLQSLKPLLEDISHKVGGATSPDDLKQKISEHVGDIFGWSLKIITNLLSNGMALANIISLVILTPVIMFYLLKDWPRVVSSIYEMIPHRYRDTVQLYAGRIDRTLSDYAKGQILVCLTLMVLYSFSLWMIGVKQPFFLGFMTGFMSVIPYVGTVLGLLATLANGFAHFDGWNQIIMILVVFIGVGAIEGNFISPRLIGERVGLHPVWIIFALLASATWFGFAGVLVALPVAAIVGVIIRTTTEWYKTTKCYLD; encoded by the coding sequence ATGAACAAATCAGTGGTATTTTGGGTTGCAGCCCTAGGTGCGCTTGTTGTCTATTATTTTTTTCACAGCTTAAGTGCCATTTTCTTTCCGTTTTTAGTTGGGGTAATCGGTGCTTACGCTTTGGATGGAACCGTCTCTAGGCTTGAACGAGTTAAAATCAATAGAAGTTTAGGAAGTGCATTTGTTGTTTTGACGGTTTTGTTGAGTTTTATTTTATTGCTGATGGTTTTTATTCCGTTTGTTCAACAGCAGATTGTTACCTTGGCTGTTAGGGCTCCTGCACTTGCTGACGGATGGTTGCAGAGTCTTAAACCATTATTGGAGGATATAAGCCATAAGGTTGGCGGGGCCACATCACCTGACGATTTAAAGCAAAAAATATCAGAACATGTTGGTGATATTTTTGGTTGGTCACTTAAGATTATCACGAATCTTTTGAGCAATGGTATGGCGTTGGCAAATATTATATCACTGGTTATTCTAACGCCGGTTATCATGTTCTATCTTTTGAAAGATTGGCCTCGTGTTGTCTCCAGTATTTATGAAATGATCCCCCATCGTTACCGAGATACAGTTCAGTTGTATGCCGGGCGTATTGATCGAACATTGTCGGATTATGCAAAGGGGCAGATTTTAGTTTGCCTAACATTAATGGTGCTGTATTCGTTCTCGCTGTGGATGATTGGTGTGAAGCAACCATTCTTTTTAGGGTTTATGACTGGATTTATGTCCGTCATTCCGTATGTTGGAACCGTTCTTGGATTGCTGGCCACATTGGCAAATGGTTTTGCCCATTTTGATGGTTGGAATCAAATCATTATGATTTTAGTCGTTTTTATTGGAGTTGGGGCTATCGAAGGAAACTTTATATCGCCTCGCTTGATTGGTGAGCGTGTTGGTTTGCACCCTGTTTGGATTATTTTTGCCTTGTTAGCCAGCGCGACATGGTTTGGCTTTGCAGGTGTTTTGGTTGCCTTGCCTGTGGCTGCTATTGTCGGTGTGATTATCCGAACAACAACGGAATGGTATAAAACGACCAAGTGTTATCTGGATTAA
- a CDS encoding CDP-alcohol phosphatidyltransferase family protein: protein MVITLKRILPNLLTALRLLVVPFTLVAIFRGQLTLAFYLFTFAAVSDYIDGFLARLWNVESKFGRILDPIADKTLMIGSYVTLAITGYIPLFLMYLIVARDILILAGGLLVYLFNLPVRLSPFVLSKINTFFQLLFVGLVLFLDMGVYQMLTPALYHPMMWGLVYITAATTVLSGIEYIIYFVRKNLREVFRRET from the coding sequence ATGGTTATAACATTAAAAAGAATTCTGCCTAATCTCTTGACCGCTTTGCGTTTGTTGGTCGTTCCATTTACATTGGTTGCGATTTTTCGTGGACAACTGACACTTGCTTTTTATTTATTCACCTTTGCTGCTGTATCGGACTATATTGATGGTTTTCTGGCAAGGTTATGGAACGTTGAATCTAAGTTTGGTCGTATCTTGGATCCGATTGCAGATAAAACATTGATGATTGGAAGCTATGTAACGTTGGCAATAACAGGGTATATCCCTCTTTTTCTGATGTATTTGATTGTAGCGCGGGATATTCTTATTCTGGCTGGCGGTTTGCTTGTTTATCTCTTTAACCTTCCTGTAAGGCTTTCCCCTTTTGTGCTGAGTAAAATTAACACATTTTTCCAATTGTTATTTGTCGGTCTTGTTTTATTCTTAGACATGGGTGTTTATCAAATGTTGACACCTGCTCTTTATCATCCAATGATGTGGGGACTGGTCTATATAACCGCAGCAACAACGGTGTTGTCTGGCATTGAGTATATTATCTATTTTGTTCGCAAAAACCTTAGAGAGGTTTTTAGGAGAGAAACATGA
- a CDS encoding EAL domain-containing protein — protein sequence MQFKINAKDLRSALITNQLKVFLQPKVELNNYNVIGYEALLRWHHPRHGLISADQWIKVAEEHNIITPVTLWLLDECLKQISKKVQLSINVSVKSLTLDFAIRLMGIVKLYKFPPENLTIELTETQKIENYNSISGTLSYLRRQKIKVSLDDFGTGYNTLKTLAELEVDEIKIDTTLIQSDTPNSNFILGMIVSLAQEINVDVVCEGIETKDLLEKAKNLGVLRGQGYLFAKPCPIEVSTAHYNQVKKSA from the coding sequence ATGCAATTTAAAATAAACGCCAAAGACTTAAGATCCGCTCTCATCACCAATCAACTTAAGGTATTTTTACAGCCTAAAGTTGAACTAAATAACTATAATGTTATCGGCTACGAAGCTTTGCTCCGCTGGCACCACCCAAGACATGGCCTAATCTCTGCAGACCAATGGATTAAAGTGGCAGAGGAACACAATATTATTACCCCTGTCACCCTATGGTTACTAGACGAATGCCTAAAACAAATTTCCAAAAAGGTTCAGTTATCCATTAATGTGTCGGTAAAAAGTCTGACCCTTGATTTTGCGATTCGCCTTATGGGTATCGTTAAATTATACAAATTCCCCCCTGAAAATTTAACTATCGAGTTAACAGAAACTCAAAAAATAGAGAATTATAATTCAATTTCAGGCACCCTAAGCTACCTAAGACGCCAAAAAATAAAAGTATCGCTTGACGATTTTGGAACAGGTTATAACACATTAAAAACTCTGGCTGAACTCGAAGTCGATGAAATCAAGATTGATACGACATTGATCCAATCAGATACCCCTAATTCGAATTTCATCTTAGGTATGATTGTCAGCCTAGCCCAAGAAATCAATGTTGATGTCGTCTGTGAAGGCATCGAAACAAAAGACTTGCTAGAAAAGGCAAAAAATTTGGGCGTCCTGCGCGGACAAGGTTACCTTTTTGCAAAGCCATGCCCGATTGAAGTATCAACAGCACATTACAACCAAGTTAAGAAATCGGCATAA
- a CDS encoding peptidoglycan DD-metalloendopeptidase family protein, giving the protein MTQFNKINLAGISTLALASSIAIHSYITESTHNVLVEQSGTVLSIPEIQIDQVISSGNTNVATAMPIAVKVAQDIEKTITINKNETLLTALTSLGFDRKHATRAINELKKVYNPRAIKQGQQITVQFVTADDKNTAQLKAMNFKTSAGNSIELTYDNEQFLAKKFELKLIRSLRKVEGTINSSFYSAALKRGVPATIVKEAISALSYDINWQHDPKSGDEFKILFEVFEDESGNVIRTGDLKYAAFAPQGTWKRIYAFKTNGGAGFYNDRGESVVKSLLATPIDPTRMRITSKFGRRNHPILGYSKMHTGVDFGAPTGTPVSSAGDGVVVKACWNGAYGNYVEIKHNNQYSTAYAHLSKINVKPGQKIRQRQNIGSVGSTGRSTGAHLHYEVISHGKKINPLSIKQLPAVRLSKKELNLFQDVKLKCDKEFTTAAPAVVVATKPEIVSVG; this is encoded by the coding sequence TTGACGCAATTTAATAAAATAAATCTTGCAGGCATATCAACCCTTGCCCTTGCGTCATCTATTGCAATACACAGCTATATAACAGAGTCGACTCACAACGTTCTTGTAGAACAAAGCGGCACTGTCCTGAGTATCCCTGAGATTCAGATAGACCAAGTTATATCTAGTGGCAACACGAATGTCGCAACAGCAATGCCTATTGCCGTAAAAGTGGCTCAAGATATCGAGAAAACAATAACGATTAATAAAAATGAAACACTTCTCACAGCCTTGACAAGCCTTGGTTTTGACCGCAAACACGCCACTCGTGCAATCAACGAACTTAAGAAAGTTTACAACCCACGTGCAATTAAACAAGGACAACAGATCACAGTCCAGTTTGTGACTGCAGATGATAAAAACACGGCACAACTAAAGGCAATGAATTTTAAAACTTCTGCAGGCAATTCAATTGAACTGACATATGATAACGAACAGTTTTTAGCCAAAAAATTCGAACTCAAACTGATCAGGTCGCTGCGTAAAGTTGAAGGAACGATCAACTCAAGCTTTTATTCTGCCGCTTTAAAACGTGGTGTGCCGGCAACTATCGTGAAAGAAGCGATTTCCGCATTGAGTTACGATATTAACTGGCAACATGATCCCAAATCAGGTGATGAATTCAAAATACTCTTCGAAGTTTTTGAAGATGAAAGTGGCAATGTCATCCGTACAGGCGACCTCAAATACGCAGCATTTGCCCCCCAAGGGACATGGAAACGGATTTATGCCTTCAAAACAAATGGCGGAGCCGGTTTCTACAATGATCGTGGCGAAAGCGTTGTCAAATCCCTGCTAGCAACACCAATAGACCCAACTCGCATGCGTATTACCTCCAAGTTTGGTCGGCGCAACCACCCTATTCTGGGATATTCAAAAATGCACACCGGTGTTGATTTTGGCGCCCCAACAGGAACACCTGTCTCCTCTGCCGGTGACGGTGTTGTCGTCAAGGCTTGCTGGAATGGTGCCTATGGAAATTACGTAGAAATCAAACACAATAATCAATACTCCACAGCCTATGCCCACCTTAGTAAAATAAATGTAAAACCTGGCCAAAAGATTCGTCAACGTCAAAATATTGGCTCAGTAGGCAGCACAGGACGATCAACCGGTGCTCATTTACATTATGAAGTCATTTCCCACGGAAAAAAAATCAACCCGCTGTCGATAAAACAGCTACCAGCTGTACGGTTGAGCAAAAAAGAACTGAATCTATTTCAAGATGTAAAGTTGAAATGTGACAAAGAATTCACAACAGCAGCACCGGCCGTAGTGGTTGCAACGAAGCCTGAAATCGTATCAGTTGGATAG
- the trkA gene encoding Trk system potassium transporter TrkA codes for MKVVILGGGQVGFNIARYLSGEDNDITIVDQSAELLRRLSDSIDIQPIVGYASHPDVLEKAGLYEADLLIAVTASDEVNIVACEVANSLFKVPRKIARIRNQSYLDPNLQWMFAAQRISIDHIISPEKEIALNIGRSLSVMGAFDVKSLEGNVSAIGVRCDQPSPILNTPLKFLPTLLPNLDFMVACVYREGRFFIPSGDDKLLLDDEVYFIAHQDVIPVVMQQFYHDPDYTHTTLIVGAGSIGLALAQEMEASSHLSDIKIIERKAHRAEIVARQLRKTEILCGDALDSEILAEVNINETDTIICVTEDDKVNILTALLAKKEGAKRALILLNNMDYAPLVTSLGIDAVISPHAITVSSILKYVRQGQIRSVHSLKDGQIEIIEALATETTSVVGLPIEDIVIRGQIDVAGLYRGNQFYIRPTKTSIRVGDRLILVVAEPSVAKVERLFATRPDYL; via the coding sequence ATGAAAGTAGTCATCCTAGGCGGAGGGCAGGTCGGCTTTAACATAGCACGATACCTGTCGGGTGAGGATAATGATATTACAATCGTTGATCAGTCAGCGGAATTGTTGCGTCGTTTGAGTGATTCTATTGATATACAACCAATTGTCGGTTACGCATCGCATCCTGATGTGCTTGAGAAAGCAGGCTTATACGAAGCTGATCTATTGATTGCAGTGACTGCTTCTGATGAAGTCAATATTGTTGCTTGTGAAGTTGCGAATTCCCTTTTTAAAGTCCCTAGAAAAATTGCTCGTATTCGAAATCAAAGCTATTTGGATCCTAATTTGCAATGGATGTTTGCGGCTCAACGGATCTCAATTGATCACATTATTTCACCTGAGAAAGAAATAGCCTTAAATATTGGGCGCAGTTTATCCGTTATGGGGGCTTTTGATGTTAAATCCCTCGAGGGGAATGTCAGTGCCATCGGCGTTCGCTGTGATCAACCGTCACCGATCCTAAATACCCCATTAAAGTTTCTGCCAACGTTATTGCCTAACCTTGACTTCATGGTTGCATGTGTTTACCGTGAAGGGCGGTTCTTTATTCCATCCGGCGATGATAAGCTGTTGCTTGACGATGAAGTTTATTTTATCGCCCATCAAGATGTTATTCCTGTTGTTATGCAACAGTTCTACCATGATCCGGATTATACCCATACAACATTGATTGTTGGTGCAGGGAGTATTGGGCTTGCCTTAGCACAGGAAATGGAAGCATCATCTCATCTGAGTGATATTAAGATCATCGAAAGAAAGGCTCATCGCGCAGAAATCGTTGCAAGGCAGTTGCGTAAGACGGAAATTTTGTGTGGTGATGCCCTTGATAGTGAGATTCTTGCCGAAGTTAATATCAATGAAACAGACACGATTATTTGCGTTACTGAGGATGATAAAGTCAATATTTTGACAGCGCTTTTGGCCAAGAAAGAAGGGGCAAAACGAGCCTTAATTTTGTTGAATAATATGGACTATGCTCCACTTGTAACCTCTTTGGGAATTGATGCAGTGATTAGTCCTCATGCGATAACTGTTTCGTCAATTTTAAAGTATGTGCGTCAGGGGCAAATTCGTTCGGTTCATTCTTTAAAAGATGGTCAGATAGAGATTATAGAAGCTTTAGCAACCGAAACAACAAGTGTTGTTGGCTTGCCGATTGAGGATATTGTTATTCGGGGGCAAATTGATGTTGCGGGATTGTATCGCGGTAACCAGTTTTATATTCGTCCGACCAAAACATCTATTCGTGTGGGTGATCGCTTGATTTTAGTCGTGGCTGAACCGTCTGTTGCCAAAGTCGAACGGTTGTTTGCTACTCGTCCAGATTATTTGTAG
- a CDS encoding sigma-54-dependent Fis family transcriptional regulator → MTQDILIVDDEADIRELVSGILSDEGYGTRVARDGVEALAAIKFRQPNLVVLDVWLGDGERDGIRILEMIKRDHPHVPVVMMSGHGTIETAVSAIKRGAYDFIEKPFESDRLLVIISRALEAAKLRRENEELKVKADGTELIGSSVQISHIRQTIDKVASTNSRIFIGGPAGSGKEVIARLIHQNSRRSNLPFVSVNCSTMNPDYIDAELFGTEIIGHDESQPRKIGLIERAHGGTLYINEICDLPLSVQAKLIRVLQEGGFCRLGDNQKIEIDVRIIASTSMTVAEEIKEGRFRQDLYDRLSVIPIQVPALTERLTDVPDLVNHFMTRASRAHGRPERIISTEAMIMLQSYPWPGNVRQLKNTIEWVLLMAGGDNREPVTCAMLPPEIRSDVKLPSVGNTSIVVMPLREAREAFEREYLLAQVNRFGGNISKTARFIGMERSALHRKLRALGVNDGRDDDESSDKEVHSA, encoded by the coding sequence ATGACACAAGACATTTTGATCGTAGATGATGAAGCTGATATTCGTGAATTAGTCTCTGGCATTCTAAGTGACGAGGGGTATGGTACTCGTGTTGCTCGGGATGGGGTAGAGGCTTTGGCTGCGATAAAGTTTCGCCAACCCAATTTAGTCGTCTTAGATGTGTGGCTGGGTGATGGTGAGCGGGATGGTATCCGTATTCTTGAGATGATAAAACGTGATCATCCTCATGTTCCTGTTGTTATGATGAGTGGCCATGGAACCATTGAAACGGCGGTCTCAGCTATAAAACGTGGGGCTTATGATTTCATTGAAAAACCGTTTGAATCTGATCGATTATTGGTGATTATCAGTCGTGCCCTTGAAGCGGCAAAACTTCGTCGGGAAAATGAGGAGTTAAAAGTAAAGGCAGATGGGACAGAGTTGATTGGCTCATCTGTTCAGATTTCCCATATCCGACAGACGATTGATAAGGTGGCATCGACAAATAGCCGTATTTTTATTGGCGGCCCGGCGGGATCCGGCAAAGAAGTGATTGCGCGTTTGATCCACCAAAATTCACGACGCTCAAACTTGCCTTTTGTCAGTGTTAATTGTTCAACAATGAATCCTGATTATATTGATGCGGAATTATTTGGTACCGAGATTATTGGCCATGATGAATCTCAGCCACGCAAAATTGGCTTGATTGAGCGTGCCCACGGTGGGACTTTATATATTAATGAAATTTGTGATTTGCCTCTGTCTGTACAGGCGAAATTAATCCGTGTCCTTCAAGAAGGGGGATTTTGTCGATTAGGGGATAATCAGAAAATTGAAATCGATGTGCGGATCATCGCATCAACATCAATGACTGTTGCTGAAGAAATTAAAGAAGGCCGATTCCGTCAGGACTTATATGATCGCCTTAGTGTTATTCCGATTCAAGTTCCGGCGTTGACAGAACGTCTTACGGACGTGCCTGACCTCGTCAATCATTTTATGACAAGGGCAAGTCGGGCGCATGGCCGTCCGGAGCGAATTATTTCAACTGAGGCAATGATTATGTTGCAATCATATCCATGGCCAGGGAACGTGCGTCAGTTAAAGAATACAATCGAGTGGGTTCTCTTAATGGCCGGGGGGGATAATCGTGAACCTGTAACCTGTGCCATGTTACCGCCTGAAATTCGTTCTGATGTGAAATTGCCAAGTGTTGGAAATACCTCAATCGTTGTTATGCCATTGCGTGAAGCCCGAGAAGCTTTTGAGCGTGAATATTTATTGGCCCAGGTTAATCGGTTTGGCGGAAATATCTCCAAAACCGCTCGTTTTATCGGTATGGAGCGTTCAGCTTTACATCGTAAACTTAGAGCTTTGGGTGTTAATGACGGTCGTGATGACGATGAATCGTCGGATAAGGAAGTACACAGCGCATGA
- a CDS encoding PAS domain-containing sensor histidine kinase: MTETGYFQRITSWMEKAIQRDILMRRAGLILSIAAILSGVATYVVLTGTDDFADKSSRVLPLIYLDVTLMLMLSVVIAKRLLEIWAERRKGTAGSKLHVQIAALFAFVAITPGIFVTVFSALFFNVGLKAWFSEPVRLALSEAKFVANAYLYERAKGIEEDAVALINELGPTIQARSRFPEQLSESLTRLTRERGVDEALILDEEGNVVGRAFLTFALEFEKALIDAFQRAKNGEMVVLSSDKDDRVRALTRLDPAGSFFLYIGKVIDPDVLRHVKQTDSAISEYERLDAQRSGLQITFILFFSLVAFLLLLAAVWAGLTVANLFVRPISRLITASDAVSQGNLEVQVEAQGSINNELGVLAEAFNRMTVQLKNQRQELINASLQIDQRRQFMEAVLSRISAGVISTDSGGVISLINRRARELLDIRDEGLVMKLADVLPEVKPLLVDLTASADGVVVSQVSIMRRGVPRILQVVLVADHSGRKKSGVILTFDDVTPLMSAQRKAAWSDVARKIAHEIKNPLTPIQLSAERLKRKYLKEIQTDPEVFQTCVDTIVRQVGQIGRLVNEFSSFARMPEPILVKDNLVNIAKNALDLQIQAHTHIEFDLSVDSNNIWVNCDAAQITQVLTNLLQNAINAVSLDEIAGKAKPDRPIIKISLRLADNKCVVSVEDNGPGLPVNGRERLTEPYYTTHSKGTGLGLAIVAKIIEDHRGRLELGDSPLGGARVLFEIPIVTK, encoded by the coding sequence ATGACAGAAACGGGATATTTTCAACGAATAACAAGCTGGATGGAAAAGGCTATTCAACGGGATATCCTTATGCGTCGCGCTGGGTTAATCCTGAGTATTGCTGCTATTCTGTCTGGTGTGGCGACGTATGTTGTCTTGACGGGAACTGATGATTTTGCAGATAAATCTAGTCGTGTTCTGCCCTTGATCTATCTTGATGTCACTCTTATGTTGATGCTCTCTGTTGTGATTGCTAAGCGATTGCTTGAAATCTGGGCTGAGCGGCGCAAGGGGACTGCCGGGTCTAAACTTCATGTGCAAATTGCCGCTTTATTTGCCTTTGTTGCTATTACGCCCGGTATATTTGTGACAGTATTTTCTGCTTTATTTTTCAATGTAGGGTTAAAGGCGTGGTTCAGTGAGCCGGTGCGTTTGGCATTAAGTGAAGCGAAATTCGTTGCGAATGCCTATTTGTATGAACGGGCTAAGGGGATCGAAGAGGATGCTGTTGCCTTAATTAATGAGTTAGGGCCAACAATTCAAGCCAGGTCAAGATTTCCGGAACAATTGTCTGAGTCATTAACAAGGTTGACGCGTGAGCGAGGCGTGGATGAAGCGCTTATTTTAGATGAAGAGGGGAATGTTGTTGGTCGAGCTTTTCTAACGTTTGCTCTTGAGTTTGAAAAAGCCCTTATTGATGCGTTTCAGCGAGCAAAAAATGGTGAAATGGTTGTTTTATCAAGTGATAAAGACGATCGTGTTCGAGCCTTAACGCGGTTGGATCCTGCAGGGAGCTTTTTCCTTTATATTGGTAAGGTTATTGATCCTGATGTGTTGAGGCATGTTAAGCAAACAGATAGTGCTATCTCTGAATATGAGAGGTTAGATGCTCAACGATCCGGCCTACAAATTACGTTTATTTTATTTTTCTCATTGGTCGCATTTCTTTTGCTTTTGGCTGCTGTTTGGGCGGGCTTGACCGTTGCTAATTTGTTTGTCCGGCCGATTAGTCGTTTAATCACGGCCTCTGATGCTGTGAGTCAAGGTAATCTTGAAGTTCAAGTCGAAGCGCAAGGTTCTATTAATAATGAGTTGGGGGTTTTGGCTGAAGCTTTTAATCGAATGACCGTACAATTAAAAAACCAGCGTCAAGAGTTGATTAATGCAAGCCTGCAGATTGATCAACGACGTCAGTTTATGGAGGCCGTTTTATCACGTATCTCGGCGGGGGTTATTAGTACAGATTCGGGTGGCGTGATTAGTTTGATCAATAGGCGAGCCCGTGAACTTTTGGATATCCGTGATGAAGGTCTGGTTATGAAATTGGCTGACGTCTTACCTGAAGTTAAACCGTTGCTTGTTGACTTAACGGCTTCGGCAGACGGTGTTGTTGTTTCCCAAGTTTCCATCATGCGTCGTGGTGTCCCTCGGATATTGCAAGTTGTTCTTGTCGCAGATCATTCCGGGCGTAAAAAATCAGGTGTTATTTTAACTTTTGATGATGTGACACCGCTGATGTCTGCTCAACGCAAAGCCGCTTGGTCTGATGTGGCACGAAAGATTGCTCATGAAATCAAAAACCCATTGACACCGATTCAGTTGTCTGCCGAACGGCTAAAGCGAAAATATCTTAAAGAAATACAGACAGATCCTGAGGTGTTTCAGACTTGTGTTGATACAATTGTCCGTCAAGTTGGTCAAATTGGGCGTCTCGTTAATGAGTTTTCATCATTTGCTCGGATGCCGGAACCGATCCTTGTTAAGGATAATTTGGTCAATATTGCTAAGAATGCTTTAGATTTACAGATTCAGGCTCATACTCATATTGAATTTGACTTGAGTGTTGACTCTAATAACATTTGGGTTAATTGTGATGCTGCTCAGATTACTCAGGTGCTGACAAATCTTTTGCAGAATGCTATAAATGCTGTATCCTTGGATGAAATTGCTGGAAAAGCCAAACCGGATAGGCCAATAATAAAAATATCTTTGCGTTTGGCGGATAATAAATGTGTTGTGAGTGTAGAGGACAATGGTCCTGGACTGCCTGTTAACGGTCGTGAACGGCTGACAGAGCCGTATTATACGACTCATTCAAAAGGGACTGGTCTTGGGCTGGCAATTGTTGCTAAAATTATAGAAGATCACCGGGGACGATTAGAACTTGGTGACAGTCCCTTGGGTGGGGCACGCGTGCTTTTTGAAATACCGATAGTAACCAAATAA
- the dusB gene encoding tRNA dihydrouridine synthase DusB, with amino-acid sequence MTIKIDTIELEMPVILAPMSGVTDMPFRRLVKRMGAGLVISEMIASQAMVRQVRQTMKMIEKSPEELPMAVQLAGCEPSVMAEAAKLNADLGAQIIDINMGCPVKKIVNGHAGSSLMRDEVLAGKIIEATVKAVSVPVTLKMRTGWDDSNRNAPNLARIAEDCGVKMITVHGRTRCQLYNGRADWGFIRNVKNAVKLPVIGNGDVVSIADAISLLEQSGADGVMVGRGAYGRPWFINQIGHYLKTGQHLPDPELSVQHATVKQHLDDILSHYGISTGIKIARKHVGWYSKGLTNSTDYRVEVNKTEDPKAMHNLIDEFYKQQVSAHAV; translated from the coding sequence ATGACAATCAAGATTGACACTATTGAATTAGAGATGCCTGTAATACTGGCGCCCATGTCAGGCGTAACAGATATGCCATTCCGTCGTTTAGTAAAACGGATGGGAGCGGGGCTTGTGATTTCTGAGATGATTGCAAGTCAAGCTATGGTTCGTCAGGTGCGTCAAACTATGAAGATGATTGAAAAATCTCCTGAGGAATTGCCGATGGCTGTGCAATTGGCCGGGTGTGAGCCTTCTGTCATGGCTGAGGCAGCTAAACTCAATGCCGATCTGGGGGCGCAAATTATCGATATTAATATGGGCTGTCCTGTTAAAAAAATCGTTAACGGTCATGCCGGGTCATCTTTGATGCGGGATGAAGTTCTTGCTGGTAAAATTATTGAGGCGACTGTAAAAGCGGTTAGTGTTCCTGTTACCTTAAAAATGCGTACCGGTTGGGATGACAGTAATAGAAACGCTCCAAATCTGGCACGTATTGCCGAAGATTGTGGGGTTAAAATGATCACCGTCCATGGTCGAACTCGTTGTCAATTATATAACGGCCGTGCAGATTGGGGCTTTATCCGCAATGTTAAAAATGCGGTAAAACTCCCTGTTATTGGTAACGGGGATGTTGTTAGTATTGCTGATGCTATATCATTGCTTGAACAAAGTGGTGCGGATGGTGTTATGGTCGGTAGGGGTGCTTATGGTCGTCCTTGGTTTATTAATCAGATTGGCCATTACCTAAAAACAGGTCAGCATCTTCCTGATCCTGAACTTTCGGTGCAGCATGCGACTGTTAAGCAACATCTTGATGATATTTTGTCCCATTATGGTATTTCTACGGGAATCAAGATTGCTCGTAAACATGTGGGATGGTACAGTAAGGGACTAACAAACTCGACCGATTACCGAGTTGAAGTAAATAAAACCGAAGATCCCAAAGCAATGCATAATTTGATTGATGAATTTTATAAGCAACAGGTGTCTGCTCATGCCGTCTAA
- the trxA gene encoding thioredoxin: MSLQQVSDSDFQAEVLGADVPVLVDFWAEWCGPCKMIAPILEEVAVEMGDKVKIVKMNIDQNPSTPASLGVRSIPTLTLFKGGQAVSTKVGVQPKGKLVEWLESA; the protein is encoded by the coding sequence ATGAGTTTACAACAGGTTAGCGATTCAGATTTTCAAGCTGAAGTTTTGGGTGCGGATGTTCCTGTATTGGTTGATTTCTGGGCTGAATGGTGTGGTCCATGCAAAATGATTGCGCCAATTCTCGAGGAAGTTGCAGTTGAAATGGGTGATAAAGTAAAAATCGTCAAGATGAATATTGATCAAAACCCTAGTACACCTGCATCTCTTGGTGTTCGCAGTATCCCAACGCTGACTTTGTTCAAAGGTGGGCAAGCTGTTTCTACAAAGGTTGGGGTTCAGCCAAAAGGTAAACTCGTCGAATGGCTTGAGAGTGCATAA